The Mus musculus strain C57BL/6J chromosome 2, GRCm38.p6 C57BL/6J genome has a window encoding:
- the Sh3glb2 gene encoding endophilin-B2 isoform 4 (isoform 4 is encoded by transcript variant 4): MDFNMKKLASDAGIFFTRAVQFTEEKFGQAEKTELDAHFENLLARADSTKNWTERILRQTEVLLQPNPSARVEEFLYEKLDRKVPSRVTNGELLAQYMAEAASELGPSTPYGKTLIKVSEAEKRLGAAERDFIHTASLSFLTPLRNFLEGDWKTISKERRLLQNRRLDLDACKARLKKAKAAEAKATCEGDTVPDFQETRPRNYILSASASALWNDEVDKAEQELRVAQTEFDRQAEVTRLLLEGISSTHVNHLRCLHEFVKSQTTYYAQCYRHMLDLQKQLGSSQGAIFPGTFVGTTEPASPPLSSTSPTTTAATMPVVPTGAVLAPPEEAALCLEEVAPPASGTRKARVLYDYEAADSSELALLADELITVYSLPGMDPDWLIGERGNKKGKVPVTYLELLS, translated from the exons TTCACAGAGGAGAAGTTTGGCCAGGCTGAGAAGACGGAGCTTGACGCCCACTTTGAAAACCTCCTAGCTCGGGCAGACAGCACCAAGAACTGGACAGAGCGGATCCTGAGGCAGACCGAGGTGCTGCTGCAGCCCAACCCCA GTGCTCGAGTGGAGGAGTTCCTATATGAGAAGCTGGACAGAAAGGTGCCCTCGAGAGTCACCAATGGGGAGCTGCTGGCTCAGTACATGGCGGAGGCAGCCAGCGAGCTGGGCCCCAGCACTCCCTACG GGAAGACGCTGATCAAGGTGTCAGAAGCTGAGAAGCGCCTCGGAGCAGCAGAGCGGGATTTCATTCACACTGCCTCCCTCAGCTTCCTCACACCCCTGCGGAACTTCCTAGAGGGGGACTGGAAAACGATTTCG AAGGAGAGGCGGCTCCTGCAGAACCGGCGTCTTGACCTGGATGCCTGCAAAGCCCGGCTAAAGAAGGCCAAGGCAGCCGAAGCCAAAGCCACG TGTGAGGGCGAT ACGGTGCCTGACTTTCAGGAGACTAGACCTCGTAATTACATTCTATCGGCCAGCGCCTCCGCG ctTTGGAACGATGAAGTCGACAAG GCTGAGCAGGAGCTTCGAGTGGCGCAGACAGAGTTTGACCGGCAGGCAGAAGTGACCCGTCTCCTGCTGGAGGGGATCAGCAGTACTCAT GTGAACCACCTTCGCTGCCTCCATGAGTTCGTCAAGTCTCAGACAACCTACTATGCACAGTGCTACCGCCACATGCTGGATCTGCAGAAACAGCTAGGCAG CTCCCAGGGTGCCAT ATTTCCAGGCACCTTCGTGGGCACCACAGagcctgcctccccacccctgaGCAGCACCTCACCTACCACCACTGCGGCCACCATGCCTGTGGTACCTACTGGGGCTGTCTTGGCCCCTCCAGAAGAGGCAGCCCTCTGCCTGGAGGAGGTGGCTCCCCCAGCCAGTGGGACTCGAAAGGCCCGGGTGCTCTACGACTACGAGGCAGCTGACAGCAGTGAGCTGGCCCTGCTGGCTGATGAG CTCATCACTGTCTACAGCCTGCCAGGCATGGATCCCGACTGGCTCATTGGTGAGAGAGGCAACAAGAAGGGCAAGGTTCCTGTCACCTACCTGGAACTTCTCAGCTAA
- the Sh3glb2 gene encoding endophilin-B2 isoform X9 codes for MAEAASELGPSTPYGKTLIKVSEAEKRLGAAERDFIHTASLSFLTPLRNFLEGDWKTISKERRLLQNRRLDLDACKARLKKAKAAEAKATLWNDEVDKAEQELRVAQTEFDRQAEVTRLLLEGISSTHVNHLRCLHEFVKSQTTYYAQCYRHMLDLQKQLGSSQGAIFPGTFVGTTEPASPPLSSTSPTTTAATMPVVPTGAVLAPPEEAALCLEEVAPPASGTRKARVLYDYEAADSSELALLADELITVYSLPGMDPDWLIGERGNKKGKVPVTYLELLS; via the exons ATGGCGGAGGCAGCCAGCGAGCTGGGCCCCAGCACTCCCTACG GGAAGACGCTGATCAAGGTGTCAGAAGCTGAGAAGCGCCTCGGAGCAGCAGAGCGGGATTTCATTCACACTGCCTCCCTCAGCTTCCTCACACCCCTGCGGAACTTCCTAGAGGGGGACTGGAAAACGATTTCG AAGGAGAGGCGGCTCCTGCAGAACCGGCGTCTTGACCTGGATGCCTGCAAAGCCCGGCTAAAGAAGGCCAAGGCAGCCGAAGCCAAAGCCACG ctTTGGAACGATGAAGTCGACAAG GCTGAGCAGGAGCTTCGAGTGGCGCAGACAGAGTTTGACCGGCAGGCAGAAGTGACCCGTCTCCTGCTGGAGGGGATCAGCAGTACTCAT GTGAACCACCTTCGCTGCCTCCATGAGTTCGTCAAGTCTCAGACAACCTACTATGCACAGTGCTACCGCCACATGCTGGATCTGCAGAAACAGCTAGGCAG CTCCCAGGGTGCCAT ATTTCCAGGCACCTTCGTGGGCACCACAGagcctgcctccccacccctgaGCAGCACCTCACCTACCACCACTGCGGCCACCATGCCTGTGGTACCTACTGGGGCTGTCTTGGCCCCTCCAGAAGAGGCAGCCCTCTGCCTGGAGGAGGTGGCTCCCCCAGCCAGTGGGACTCGAAAGGCCCGGGTGCTCTACGACTACGAGGCAGCTGACAGCAGTGAGCTGGCCCTGCTGGCTGATGAG CTCATCACTGTCTACAGCCTGCCAGGCATGGATCCCGACTGGCTCATTGGTGAGAGAGGCAACAAGAAGGGCAAGGTTCCTGTCACCTACCTGGAACTTCTCAGCTAA
- the Sh3glb2 gene encoding endophilin-B2 isoform X1 yields MDFNMKKLASDAGIFFTRAVQFTEEKFGQAEKTELDAHFENLLARADSTKNWTERILRQTEVLLQPNPSARVEEFLYEKLDRKVPSRVTNGELLAQYMAEAASELGPSTPYGKTLIKVSEAEKRLGAAERDFIHTASLSFLTPLRNFLEGDWKTISKERRLLQNRRLDLDACKARLKKAKAAEAKATCEGDTVPDFQETRPRNYILSASASALWNDEVDKAEQELRVAQTEFDRQAEVTRLLLEGISSTHVNHLRCLHEFVKSQTTYYAQCYRHMLDLQKQLGRFPGTFVGTTEPASPPLSSTSPTTTAATMPVVPTGAVLAPPEEAALCLEEVAPPASGTRKARVLYDYEAADSSELALLADELITVYSLPGMDPDWLIGERGNKKGKVPVTYLELLS; encoded by the exons TTCACAGAGGAGAAGTTTGGCCAGGCTGAGAAGACGGAGCTTGACGCCCACTTTGAAAACCTCCTAGCTCGGGCAGACAGCACCAAGAACTGGACAGAGCGGATCCTGAGGCAGACCGAGGTGCTGCTGCAGCCCAACCCCA GTGCTCGAGTGGAGGAGTTCCTATATGAGAAGCTGGACAGAAAGGTGCCCTCGAGAGTCACCAATGGGGAGCTGCTGGCTCAGTACATGGCGGAGGCAGCCAGCGAGCTGGGCCCCAGCACTCCCTACG GGAAGACGCTGATCAAGGTGTCAGAAGCTGAGAAGCGCCTCGGAGCAGCAGAGCGGGATTTCATTCACACTGCCTCCCTCAGCTTCCTCACACCCCTGCGGAACTTCCTAGAGGGGGACTGGAAAACGATTTCG AAGGAGAGGCGGCTCCTGCAGAACCGGCGTCTTGACCTGGATGCCTGCAAAGCCCGGCTAAAGAAGGCCAAGGCAGCCGAAGCCAAAGCCACG TGTGAGGGCGAT ACGGTGCCTGACTTTCAGGAGACTAGACCTCGTAATTACATTCTATCGGCCAGCGCCTCCGCG ctTTGGAACGATGAAGTCGACAAG GCTGAGCAGGAGCTTCGAGTGGCGCAGACAGAGTTTGACCGGCAGGCAGAAGTGACCCGTCTCCTGCTGGAGGGGATCAGCAGTACTCAT GTGAACCACCTTCGCTGCCTCCATGAGTTCGTCAAGTCTCAGACAACCTACTATGCACAGTGCTACCGCCACATGCTGGATCTGCAGAAACAGCTAGGCAG ATTTCCAGGCACCTTCGTGGGCACCACAGagcctgcctccccacccctgaGCAGCACCTCACCTACCACCACTGCGGCCACCATGCCTGTGGTACCTACTGGGGCTGTCTTGGCCCCTCCAGAAGAGGCAGCCCTCTGCCTGGAGGAGGTGGCTCCCCCAGCCAGTGGGACTCGAAAGGCCCGGGTGCTCTACGACTACGAGGCAGCTGACAGCAGTGAGCTGGCCCTGCTGGCTGATGAG CTCATCACTGTCTACAGCCTGCCAGGCATGGATCCCGACTGGCTCATTGGTGAGAGAGGCAACAAGAAGGGCAAGGTTCCTGTCACCTACCTGGAACTTCTCAGCTAA
- the Sh3glb2 gene encoding endophilin-B2 isoform X10: MNSVPCQTVPDFQETRPRNYILSASASALWNDEVDKAEQELRVAQTEFDRQAEVTRLLLEGISSTHVNHLRCLHEFVKSQTTYYAQCYRHMLDLQKQLGSSQGAIFPGTFVGTTEPASPPLSSTSPTTTAATMPVVPTGAVLAPPEEAALCLEEVAPPASGTRKARVLYDYEAADSSELALLADELITVYSLPGMDPDWLIGERGNKKGKVPVTYLELLS; encoded by the exons ATGAACTCTGTTCCCTGCCAGACGGTGCCTGACTTTCAGGAGACTAGACCTCGTAATTACATTCTATCGGCCAGCGCCTCCGCG ctTTGGAACGATGAAGTCGACAAG GCTGAGCAGGAGCTTCGAGTGGCGCAGACAGAGTTTGACCGGCAGGCAGAAGTGACCCGTCTCCTGCTGGAGGGGATCAGCAGTACTCAT GTGAACCACCTTCGCTGCCTCCATGAGTTCGTCAAGTCTCAGACAACCTACTATGCACAGTGCTACCGCCACATGCTGGATCTGCAGAAACAGCTAGGCAG CTCCCAGGGTGCCAT ATTTCCAGGCACCTTCGTGGGCACCACAGagcctgcctccccacccctgaGCAGCACCTCACCTACCACCACTGCGGCCACCATGCCTGTGGTACCTACTGGGGCTGTCTTGGCCCCTCCAGAAGAGGCAGCCCTCTGCCTGGAGGAGGTGGCTCCCCCAGCCAGTGGGACTCGAAAGGCCCGGGTGCTCTACGACTACGAGGCAGCTGACAGCAGTGAGCTGGCCCTGCTGGCTGATGAG CTCATCACTGTCTACAGCCTGCCAGGCATGGATCCCGACTGGCTCATTGGTGAGAGAGGCAACAAGAAGGGCAAGGTTCCTGTCACCTACCTGGAACTTCTCAGCTAA
- the Sh3glb2 gene encoding endophilin-B2 isoform X8 → MAEAASELGPSTPYGKTLIKVSEAEKRLGAAERDFIHTASLSFLTPLRNFLEGDWKTISKERRLLQNRRLDLDACKARLKKAKAAEAKATTVPDFQETRPRNYILSASASALWNDEVDKAEQELRVAQTEFDRQAEVTRLLLEGISSTHVNHLRCLHEFVKSQTTYYAQCYRHMLDLQKQLGRFPGTFVGTTEPASPPLSSTSPTTTAATMPVVPTGAVLAPPEEAALCLEEVAPPASGTRKARVLYDYEAADSSELALLADELITVYSLPGMDPDWLIGERGNKKGKVPVTYLELLS, encoded by the exons ATGGCGGAGGCAGCCAGCGAGCTGGGCCCCAGCACTCCCTACG GGAAGACGCTGATCAAGGTGTCAGAAGCTGAGAAGCGCCTCGGAGCAGCAGAGCGGGATTTCATTCACACTGCCTCCCTCAGCTTCCTCACACCCCTGCGGAACTTCCTAGAGGGGGACTGGAAAACGATTTCG AAGGAGAGGCGGCTCCTGCAGAACCGGCGTCTTGACCTGGATGCCTGCAAAGCCCGGCTAAAGAAGGCCAAGGCAGCCGAAGCCAAAGCCACG ACGGTGCCTGACTTTCAGGAGACTAGACCTCGTAATTACATTCTATCGGCCAGCGCCTCCGCG ctTTGGAACGATGAAGTCGACAAG GCTGAGCAGGAGCTTCGAGTGGCGCAGACAGAGTTTGACCGGCAGGCAGAAGTGACCCGTCTCCTGCTGGAGGGGATCAGCAGTACTCAT GTGAACCACCTTCGCTGCCTCCATGAGTTCGTCAAGTCTCAGACAACCTACTATGCACAGTGCTACCGCCACATGCTGGATCTGCAGAAACAGCTAGGCAG ATTTCCAGGCACCTTCGTGGGCACCACAGagcctgcctccccacccctgaGCAGCACCTCACCTACCACCACTGCGGCCACCATGCCTGTGGTACCTACTGGGGCTGTCTTGGCCCCTCCAGAAGAGGCAGCCCTCTGCCTGGAGGAGGTGGCTCCCCCAGCCAGTGGGACTCGAAAGGCCCGGGTGCTCTACGACTACGAGGCAGCTGACAGCAGTGAGCTGGCCCTGCTGGCTGATGAG CTCATCACTGTCTACAGCCTGCCAGGCATGGATCCCGACTGGCTCATTGGTGAGAGAGGCAACAAGAAGGGCAAGGTTCCTGTCACCTACCTGGAACTTCTCAGCTAA
- the Sh3glb2 gene encoding endophilin-B2 isoform 2 (isoform 2 is encoded by transcript variant 2): MDFNMKKLASDAGIFFTRAVQFTEEKFGQAEKTELDAHFENLLARADSTKNWTERILRQTEVLLQPNPSARVEEFLYEKLDRKVPSRVTNGELLAQYMAEAASELGPSTPYGKTLIKVSEAEKRLGAAERDFIHTASLSFLTPLRNFLEGDWKTISKERRLLQNRRLDLDACKARLKKAKAAEAKATTVPDFQETRPRNYILSASASALWNDEVDKAEQELRVAQTEFDRQAEVTRLLLEGISSTHVNHLRCLHEFVKSQTTYYAQCYRHMLDLQKQLGRFPGTFVGTTEPASPPLSSTSPTTTAATMPVVPTGAVLAPPEEAALCLEEVAPPASGTRKARVLYDYEAADSSELALLADELITVYSLPGMDPDWLIGERGNKKGKVPVTYLELLS; the protein is encoded by the exons TTCACAGAGGAGAAGTTTGGCCAGGCTGAGAAGACGGAGCTTGACGCCCACTTTGAAAACCTCCTAGCTCGGGCAGACAGCACCAAGAACTGGACAGAGCGGATCCTGAGGCAGACCGAGGTGCTGCTGCAGCCCAACCCCA GTGCTCGAGTGGAGGAGTTCCTATATGAGAAGCTGGACAGAAAGGTGCCCTCGAGAGTCACCAATGGGGAGCTGCTGGCTCAGTACATGGCGGAGGCAGCCAGCGAGCTGGGCCCCAGCACTCCCTACG GGAAGACGCTGATCAAGGTGTCAGAAGCTGAGAAGCGCCTCGGAGCAGCAGAGCGGGATTTCATTCACACTGCCTCCCTCAGCTTCCTCACACCCCTGCGGAACTTCCTAGAGGGGGACTGGAAAACGATTTCG AAGGAGAGGCGGCTCCTGCAGAACCGGCGTCTTGACCTGGATGCCTGCAAAGCCCGGCTAAAGAAGGCCAAGGCAGCCGAAGCCAAAGCCACG ACGGTGCCTGACTTTCAGGAGACTAGACCTCGTAATTACATTCTATCGGCCAGCGCCTCCGCG ctTTGGAACGATGAAGTCGACAAG GCTGAGCAGGAGCTTCGAGTGGCGCAGACAGAGTTTGACCGGCAGGCAGAAGTGACCCGTCTCCTGCTGGAGGGGATCAGCAGTACTCAT GTGAACCACCTTCGCTGCCTCCATGAGTTCGTCAAGTCTCAGACAACCTACTATGCACAGTGCTACCGCCACATGCTGGATCTGCAGAAACAGCTAGGCAG ATTTCCAGGCACCTTCGTGGGCACCACAGagcctgcctccccacccctgaGCAGCACCTCACCTACCACCACTGCGGCCACCATGCCTGTGGTACCTACTGGGGCTGTCTTGGCCCCTCCAGAAGAGGCAGCCCTCTGCCTGGAGGAGGTGGCTCCCCCAGCCAGTGGGACTCGAAAGGCCCGGGTGCTCTACGACTACGAGGCAGCTGACAGCAGTGAGCTGGCCCTGCTGGCTGATGAG CTCATCACTGTCTACAGCCTGCCAGGCATGGATCCCGACTGGCTCATTGGTGAGAGAGGCAACAAGAAGGGCAAGGTTCCTGTCACCTACCTGGAACTTCTCAGCTAA
- the Sh3glb2 gene encoding endophilin-B2 isoform 1 (isoform 1 is encoded by transcript variant 1) has translation MDFNMKKLASDAGIFFTRAVQFTEEKFGQAEKTELDAHFENLLARADSTKNWTERILRQTEVLLQPNPSARVEEFLYEKLDRKVPSRVTNGELLAQYMAEAASELGPSTPYGKTLIKVSEAEKRLGAAERDFIHTASLSFLTPLRNFLEGDWKTISKERRLLQNRRLDLDACKARLKKAKAAEAKATTVPDFQETRPRNYILSASASALWNDEVDKAEQELRVAQTEFDRQAEVTRLLLEGISSTHVNHLRCLHEFVKSQTTYYAQCYRHMLDLQKQLGSSQGAIFPGTFVGTTEPASPPLSSTSPTTTAATMPVVPTGAVLAPPEEAALCLEEVAPPASGTRKARVLYDYEAADSSELALLADELITVYSLPGMDPDWLIGERGNKKGKVPVTYLELLS, from the exons TTCACAGAGGAGAAGTTTGGCCAGGCTGAGAAGACGGAGCTTGACGCCCACTTTGAAAACCTCCTAGCTCGGGCAGACAGCACCAAGAACTGGACAGAGCGGATCCTGAGGCAGACCGAGGTGCTGCTGCAGCCCAACCCCA GTGCTCGAGTGGAGGAGTTCCTATATGAGAAGCTGGACAGAAAGGTGCCCTCGAGAGTCACCAATGGGGAGCTGCTGGCTCAGTACATGGCGGAGGCAGCCAGCGAGCTGGGCCCCAGCACTCCCTACG GGAAGACGCTGATCAAGGTGTCAGAAGCTGAGAAGCGCCTCGGAGCAGCAGAGCGGGATTTCATTCACACTGCCTCCCTCAGCTTCCTCACACCCCTGCGGAACTTCCTAGAGGGGGACTGGAAAACGATTTCG AAGGAGAGGCGGCTCCTGCAGAACCGGCGTCTTGACCTGGATGCCTGCAAAGCCCGGCTAAAGAAGGCCAAGGCAGCCGAAGCCAAAGCCACG ACGGTGCCTGACTTTCAGGAGACTAGACCTCGTAATTACATTCTATCGGCCAGCGCCTCCGCG ctTTGGAACGATGAAGTCGACAAG GCTGAGCAGGAGCTTCGAGTGGCGCAGACAGAGTTTGACCGGCAGGCAGAAGTGACCCGTCTCCTGCTGGAGGGGATCAGCAGTACTCAT GTGAACCACCTTCGCTGCCTCCATGAGTTCGTCAAGTCTCAGACAACCTACTATGCACAGTGCTACCGCCACATGCTGGATCTGCAGAAACAGCTAGGCAG CTCCCAGGGTGCCAT ATTTCCAGGCACCTTCGTGGGCACCACAGagcctgcctccccacccctgaGCAGCACCTCACCTACCACCACTGCGGCCACCATGCCTGTGGTACCTACTGGGGCTGTCTTGGCCCCTCCAGAAGAGGCAGCCCTCTGCCTGGAGGAGGTGGCTCCCCCAGCCAGTGGGACTCGAAAGGCCCGGGTGCTCTACGACTACGAGGCAGCTGACAGCAGTGAGCTGGCCCTGCTGGCTGATGAG CTCATCACTGTCTACAGCCTGCCAGGCATGGATCCCGACTGGCTCATTGGTGAGAGAGGCAACAAGAAGGGCAAGGTTCCTGTCACCTACCTGGAACTTCTCAGCTAA
- the Sh3glb2 gene encoding endophilin-B2 isoform X2, which produces MDFNMKKLASDAGIFFTRAVQFTEEKFGQAEKTELDAHFENLLARADSTKNWTERILRQTEVLLQPNPSARVEEFLYEKLDRKVPSRVTNGELLAQYMAEAASELGPSTPYGKTLIKVSEAEKRLGAAERDFIHTASLSFLTPLRNFLEGDWKTISKERRLLQNRRLDLDACKARLKKAKAAEAKATCEGDLWNDEVDKAEQELRVAQTEFDRQAEVTRLLLEGISSTHVNHLRCLHEFVKSQTTYYAQCYRHMLDLQKQLGSSQGAIFPGTFVGTTEPASPPLSSTSPTTTAATMPVVPTGAVLAPPEEAALCLEEVAPPASGTRKARVLYDYEAADSSELALLADELITVYSLPGMDPDWLIGERGNKKGKVPVTYLELLS; this is translated from the exons TTCACAGAGGAGAAGTTTGGCCAGGCTGAGAAGACGGAGCTTGACGCCCACTTTGAAAACCTCCTAGCTCGGGCAGACAGCACCAAGAACTGGACAGAGCGGATCCTGAGGCAGACCGAGGTGCTGCTGCAGCCCAACCCCA GTGCTCGAGTGGAGGAGTTCCTATATGAGAAGCTGGACAGAAAGGTGCCCTCGAGAGTCACCAATGGGGAGCTGCTGGCTCAGTACATGGCGGAGGCAGCCAGCGAGCTGGGCCCCAGCACTCCCTACG GGAAGACGCTGATCAAGGTGTCAGAAGCTGAGAAGCGCCTCGGAGCAGCAGAGCGGGATTTCATTCACACTGCCTCCCTCAGCTTCCTCACACCCCTGCGGAACTTCCTAGAGGGGGACTGGAAAACGATTTCG AAGGAGAGGCGGCTCCTGCAGAACCGGCGTCTTGACCTGGATGCCTGCAAAGCCCGGCTAAAGAAGGCCAAGGCAGCCGAAGCCAAAGCCACG TGTGAGGGCGAT ctTTGGAACGATGAAGTCGACAAG GCTGAGCAGGAGCTTCGAGTGGCGCAGACAGAGTTTGACCGGCAGGCAGAAGTGACCCGTCTCCTGCTGGAGGGGATCAGCAGTACTCAT GTGAACCACCTTCGCTGCCTCCATGAGTTCGTCAAGTCTCAGACAACCTACTATGCACAGTGCTACCGCCACATGCTGGATCTGCAGAAACAGCTAGGCAG CTCCCAGGGTGCCAT ATTTCCAGGCACCTTCGTGGGCACCACAGagcctgcctccccacccctgaGCAGCACCTCACCTACCACCACTGCGGCCACCATGCCTGTGGTACCTACTGGGGCTGTCTTGGCCCCTCCAGAAGAGGCAGCCCTCTGCCTGGAGGAGGTGGCTCCCCCAGCCAGTGGGACTCGAAAGGCCCGGGTGCTCTACGACTACGAGGCAGCTGACAGCAGTGAGCTGGCCCTGCTGGCTGATGAG CTCATCACTGTCTACAGCCTGCCAGGCATGGATCCCGACTGGCTCATTGGTGAGAGAGGCAACAAGAAGGGCAAGGTTCCTGTCACCTACCTGGAACTTCTCAGCTAA
- the Sh3glb2 gene encoding endophilin-B2 isoform X7: MAEAASELGPSTPYGKTLIKVSEAEKRLGAAERDFIHTASLSFLTPLRNFLEGDWKTISKERRLLQNRRLDLDACKARLKKAKAAEAKATCEGDTVPDFQETRPRNYILSASASALWNDEVDKAEQELRVAQTEFDRQAEVTRLLLEGISSTHVNHLRCLHEFVKSQTTYYAQCYRHMLDLQKQLGSSQGAIFPGTFVGTTEPASPPLSSTSPTTTAATMPVVPTGAVLAPPEEAALCLEEVAPPASGTRKARVLYDYEAADSSELALLADELITVYSLPGMDPDWLIGERGNKKGKVPVTYLELLS; the protein is encoded by the exons ATGGCGGAGGCAGCCAGCGAGCTGGGCCCCAGCACTCCCTACG GGAAGACGCTGATCAAGGTGTCAGAAGCTGAGAAGCGCCTCGGAGCAGCAGAGCGGGATTTCATTCACACTGCCTCCCTCAGCTTCCTCACACCCCTGCGGAACTTCCTAGAGGGGGACTGGAAAACGATTTCG AAGGAGAGGCGGCTCCTGCAGAACCGGCGTCTTGACCTGGATGCCTGCAAAGCCCGGCTAAAGAAGGCCAAGGCAGCCGAAGCCAAAGCCACG TGTGAGGGCGAT ACGGTGCCTGACTTTCAGGAGACTAGACCTCGTAATTACATTCTATCGGCCAGCGCCTCCGCG ctTTGGAACGATGAAGTCGACAAG GCTGAGCAGGAGCTTCGAGTGGCGCAGACAGAGTTTGACCGGCAGGCAGAAGTGACCCGTCTCCTGCTGGAGGGGATCAGCAGTACTCAT GTGAACCACCTTCGCTGCCTCCATGAGTTCGTCAAGTCTCAGACAACCTACTATGCACAGTGCTACCGCCACATGCTGGATCTGCAGAAACAGCTAGGCAG CTCCCAGGGTGCCAT ATTTCCAGGCACCTTCGTGGGCACCACAGagcctgcctccccacccctgaGCAGCACCTCACCTACCACCACTGCGGCCACCATGCCTGTGGTACCTACTGGGGCTGTCTTGGCCCCTCCAGAAGAGGCAGCCCTCTGCCTGGAGGAGGTGGCTCCCCCAGCCAGTGGGACTCGAAAGGCCCGGGTGCTCTACGACTACGAGGCAGCTGACAGCAGTGAGCTGGCCCTGCTGGCTGATGAG CTCATCACTGTCTACAGCCTGCCAGGCATGGATCCCGACTGGCTCATTGGTGAGAGAGGCAACAAGAAGGGCAAGGTTCCTGTCACCTACCTGGAACTTCTCAGCTAA
- the Sh3glb2 gene encoding endophilin-B2 isoform 5 (isoform 5 is encoded by transcript variant 5), translating into MDFNMKKLASDAGIFFTRAVQFTEEKFGQAEKTELDAHFENLLARADSTKNWTERILRQTEVLLQPNPSARVEEFLYEKLDRKVPSRVTNGELLAQYMAEAASELGPSTPYGKTLIKVSEAEKRLGAAERDFIHTASLSFLTPLRNFLEGDWKTISKERRLLQNRRLDLDACKARLKKAKAAEAKATAEQELRVAQTEFDRQAEVTRLLLEGISSTHVNHLRCLHEFVKSQTTYYAQCYRHMLDLQKQLGRFPGTFVGTTEPASPPLSSTSPTTTAATMPVVPTGAVLAPPEEAALCLEEVAPPASGTRKARVLYDYEAADSSELALLADELITVYSLPGMDPDWLIGERGNKKGKVPVTYLELLS; encoded by the exons TTCACAGAGGAGAAGTTTGGCCAGGCTGAGAAGACGGAGCTTGACGCCCACTTTGAAAACCTCCTAGCTCGGGCAGACAGCACCAAGAACTGGACAGAGCGGATCCTGAGGCAGACCGAGGTGCTGCTGCAGCCCAACCCCA GTGCTCGAGTGGAGGAGTTCCTATATGAGAAGCTGGACAGAAAGGTGCCCTCGAGAGTCACCAATGGGGAGCTGCTGGCTCAGTACATGGCGGAGGCAGCCAGCGAGCTGGGCCCCAGCACTCCCTACG GGAAGACGCTGATCAAGGTGTCAGAAGCTGAGAAGCGCCTCGGAGCAGCAGAGCGGGATTTCATTCACACTGCCTCCCTCAGCTTCCTCACACCCCTGCGGAACTTCCTAGAGGGGGACTGGAAAACGATTTCG AAGGAGAGGCGGCTCCTGCAGAACCGGCGTCTTGACCTGGATGCCTGCAAAGCCCGGCTAAAGAAGGCCAAGGCAGCCGAAGCCAAAGCCACG GCTGAGCAGGAGCTTCGAGTGGCGCAGACAGAGTTTGACCGGCAGGCAGAAGTGACCCGTCTCCTGCTGGAGGGGATCAGCAGTACTCAT GTGAACCACCTTCGCTGCCTCCATGAGTTCGTCAAGTCTCAGACAACCTACTATGCACAGTGCTACCGCCACATGCTGGATCTGCAGAAACAGCTAGGCAG ATTTCCAGGCACCTTCGTGGGCACCACAGagcctgcctccccacccctgaGCAGCACCTCACCTACCACCACTGCGGCCACCATGCCTGTGGTACCTACTGGGGCTGTCTTGGCCCCTCCAGAAGAGGCAGCCCTCTGCCTGGAGGAGGTGGCTCCCCCAGCCAGTGGGACTCGAAAGGCCCGGGTGCTCTACGACTACGAGGCAGCTGACAGCAGTGAGCTGGCCCTGCTGGCTGATGAG CTCATCACTGTCTACAGCCTGCCAGGCATGGATCCCGACTGGCTCATTGGTGAGAGAGGCAACAAGAAGGGCAAGGTTCCTGTCACCTACCTGGAACTTCTCAGCTAA